The Naumovozyma dairenensis CBS 421 chromosome 1, complete genome genome includes a region encoding these proteins:
- the RAD61 gene encoding Rad61p (similar to Saccharomyces cerevisiae RAD61 (YDR014W); ancestral locus Anc_3.235), with protein MKVYGRSGKASRVSINGKLQSSPVEDNDNIEFSSDDENKSTSRQSSDTLQTTLDTIHRNGPSSDQGKHIIEQEHGLEFKEGKRKSEAVAVGKSDAFAFLEIESKGSLKRRKTNYRRSKREENYQESGTSSPAMEDGINGIYENINDVNEYINSLNDDGSLVEKFVKEHLMVFDTNAKENQALSDKSVPGATSKKSYGRLRTILINKNEDEDIEALSETELQNRAIATEEKKSTKNNDLTHFNELKNMGTSLKYRDDLDFLQRKEMGTIEYISALVNFCITLHTDEDFKKIVMELDIDTIRDWCFESYPEGLQSSTLEIIYLLQGYLITTLGVLGKEEETNNQQLQNLLNGLPKLKALPDLSILNKHKMLKLQLNDFIQFTDGTTGYDYSLRTMKKSER; from the coding sequence ATGAAAGTATACGGAAGAAGTGGGAAGGCATCTCGTGTGTCaataaatggaaaattaCAATCTTCCCCTGTTGAGGACAACGATAATATAGAATTCAGcagtgatgatgaaaataaaagcACATCACGACAATCTAGTGACACCTTACAGACAACCCTAGATACAATTCATAGAAATGGTCCATCATCCGACCAAGGAAAGCACATTATTGAGCAAGAACATGGTCTCGAATTTAAAGAGGGGAAACGAAAATCTGAAGCAGTTGCTGTAGGTAAGAGCGATGCATTTGCATTTTTAGAGATAGAATCGAAAGGTAGCTtgaaaagaaggaagacTAATTATCGAAGAAGTAAAAGggaagaaaattatcaagaaaGTGGCACTAGTTCACCTGCAATGGAAGACGGCATCAACGgaatatatgaaaatattaatgacGTTAACGAGTATATTAATTCCCTAAATGATGACGGTAGCCTCGTAGAAAAGTTCGTAAAGGAACATTTAATGGTTTTTGATACTAATGCTAAAGAAAATCAGGCATTAAGTGATAAATCTGTGCCAGGAGCTACATCGAAAAAGTCATATGGTCGGTTAAGAACGATattaataaacaaaaatgagGATGAGGATATCGAAGCACTTTCTGAGACTGAGCTTCAAAACAGAGCTATTGCAACggaagaaaagaaatcaactaaaaataatgacTTAACTCATTTCAAcgaattgaagaatatgggtacatctttaaaatatcGAGATGACTTggattttcttcaaagaaagGAGATGGGTACgatagaatatatttcagCCCTAGTAAACTTTTGTATAACGTTACATACAGATGAAGATTTCAAGAAGATCGTTATGGAATTGGATATTGACACGATTCGAGATTGGTGTTTTGAAAGTTATCCAGAAGGCTTACAATCTTCCACGCTTGAAATCATATACCTATTACAAGGGTATTTAATAACAACTTTAGGGGTCTTAGGCAAGGAAGAGGAGACAAACAATCAGCAATTACAAAATCTTCTTAATGGACTGCCGAAGCTTAAGGCCTTACCAGATCTTTCGATTTTGAATAAACATAAAATGTTGAAGTTGCAATTAAATGACTTTATTCAGTTTACTGATGGTACTACGGGATATGATTACAGCTTAAGAACTATGAAAAAGTCAGAACGATAA
- the PSF1 gene encoding DNA replication protein PSF1 (similar to Saccharomyces cerevisiae PSF1 (YDR013W); ancestral locus Anc_3.234) gives MYGDLANKLILEAKRTQQLNHKQKHAQLPMYHEDLIRNIIKEVTQLKKNTDFLKDQQEQLQNQEGNDNGLDENVLKCQYFVTLLCMERNKRCLLAYQKLRCDMLDSLAWSNSNSSIMELESNDLSHQEQEYLKEYGELITDLKSGEWADIDLSGSLTPPSDVFIDVRVLKDAGEIQTEYGVFNLIKDSQFFVRQSDVERLIQQGYLQKI, from the coding sequence ATGTACGGTGATTTGGCAAATAAATTGATCCTGGAAGCAAAACGTACCCAACAATTAAACCATAAACAAAAACATGCACAGCTGCCGATGTATCACGAAGATTTGATTCGTAACATTATCAAAGAAGTGAcacaattgaagaaaaatacaGATTTCCTAAAGGATCAACAAGAACAGTTACAAAATCAAGAAGGTAACGATAATGGGCTGGATGAAAACGTTCTGAAATGTCAATATTTCGTCACTTTGTTATGTATGGAAAGAAATAAACGATGTCTCTTAGCTTATCAAAAATTAAGATGTGATATGTTAGATTCCTTGGCTTGGAGTAATTCAAATAGTAGTATAATGGAATTAGAAAGTAATGATTTATCTCATCAAGAACAAGAGTACCTGAAAGAGTATGGGGAATTGATTACAGATCTGAAAAGTGGTGAGTGGGCAGATATAGATTTATCAGGATCATTGACGCCACCAAGTGATGTTTTCATAGATGTTAGAGTATTGAAAGATGCTGGTGAGATACAGACTGAATATGGTGTGTTTAACTTGATTAAAGATTCTCAATTCTTTGTTAGACAATCAGATGTCGAAAGACTAATACAGCAAGGTTACTTACAGAAAATATGA
- the NDAI0A05960 gene encoding uncharacterized protein (similar to Saccharomyces cerevisiae HMT1 (YBR034C); ancestral locus Anc_3.233) produces MTLDDIIEASTDKETLNRLNKVTLDNTPESATEKRTLNRFEKEYFESYDHYEIHQEMLQDSIRTLAYKNAIIDNKHLFKGKIVLDVGCGTGILSMFAAKYGAKHVIGVDMSDVIDNAREIVNLNGFGNKITLLKGKLEDVELPYDKVDIIISEWMGYFLLFESMLDTVLYARDKYLVEGGLIFPDKCSIHVAGMEDTNYIQEKTRFWKDVYGFDYSPFIPLIMKDPIVDTVERDVVNTTSDRLIELDLHTVQISDLSFIAHFKVEAKRNDRIDAIVSWFDIEFPCIKGNIPVAFSTGPNSTYTHWKQTIFYLKNTLECESGDSLEGTLSCSPNKRNNRFLDIKIRYNFEAKGGIANVRSTKNENMYLMS; encoded by the coding sequence atgaCGTTAGATGATATAATTGAAGCATCAACGGATAAGGAAACTCTTAACCGCTTAAACAAGGTGACGCTAGACAACACACCAGAATCAGCAACAGAAAAGAGAACCCTTAACCGTTTCgagaaagaatattttgaatcttATGACCATTATGAGATCCATCAAGAGATGTTACAAGACTCTATTAGAACTCTTGCATACAAAAATGCCATTATAGACAATAAACATTTATTTAAGGGCAAGATTGTCCTTGATGTTGGCTGTGGTACCGGTATTCTATCCATGTTCGCTGCAAAATATGGTGCCAAACATGTCATCGGGGTCGATATGTCTGATGTGATTGATAATGCTCGAGAAATTGTCAATTTAAACGGCTTTGGCAATAAGATTACTCTTCTGAAGGGTAAATTGGAGGATGTAGAATTGCCCTATGATAAggttgatattattatctcaGAATGGATGggatattttcttttattcGAATCAATGCTAGATACTGTCTTATATGCAAGGGACAAATACCTTGTTGAAGGTGGGCTAATATTTCCAGATAAATGTTCAATTCATGTCGCAGGTATGGAGGATACAAATTACATTCAAGAAAAGACTAGGTTTTGGAAAGATGTCTATGGTTTCGATTATTCTCCTTTTATTCCTTTGATTATGAAAGATCCAATTGTTGATACCGTTGAGAGAGATGTAGTTAATACAACAAGCGATAGATTAATTGAGTTGGATTTACATACTGTCCAGATAAGTGATCTTTCGTTCATTGCTCATTTCAAGGTTGAAGCTAAAAGGAATGACAGGATCGATGCCATTGTTTCGTGGTTTGATATTGAGTTCCCATGTATCAAAGGTAATATCCCAGTAGCATTTTCGACGGGTCCGAATTCTACTTACACACATTGGAAACAGACTATTTTCTATCTCAAAAATACTTTAGAATGTGAATCCGGGGATTCTTTAGAGGGAACATTATCATGTTCACCTAATAAGCGAAACAATAGATTCTTAGATATCAAAATCAGATACAATTTCGAGGCTAAAGGCGGGATTGCAAATGTGAGATCCACCAAAAACGAAAATATGTACCTCATGTCCTAG
- the NDAI0A05930 gene encoding uncharacterized protein (similar to Saccharomyces cerevisiae YPL279C; ancestral locus Anc_3.237), translating into MTTSDTITRLWPKTLQTKYGSILHSILSFITFTILGNYARAGVTALATYQPSYVSSGSVLWSNLTGCIIMGILQELTVAPGWFPLELQPLFVALTTGFCGSFTSYSSMMLELFKHSTNTAMESSSSHWKNHAYSMLEFMSVLFVQLLVSMASLIFGRKLATDVIIRYGSVETERPSTDEDKEMDPEAEMINATEPRPSVKTILLWTDILSYLLAVPLLILIIVLASYYGNYSRAKWTLPPLFGIFGSFLRFWLANQYNGKSIHFPWGTFIGNVFSTLLIAILTMVQRGKLHANAIIPIVHGKNACLIVSALINGFCGSLSTISTFINEGYKLSFEDTMIYYFISIFVSYCCIVITLGSYAWSKGLVSPVC; encoded by the coding sequence ATGACAACATCTGATACTATTACAAGACTTTGGCCCAAAACTCTACAGACTAAATATGGTTCCATTTTACATTCAATACTATCCTTCATAACATTTACAATATTGGGAAATTATGCAAGAGCAGGCGTTACAGCATTGGCTACCTACCAACCATCATACGTCAGTTCGGGAAGTGTTCTATGGAGTAATTTGACAGGTTGTATAATAATGGGTATTCTACAAGAATTAACTGTTGCACCAGGTTGGTTCCCATTAGAATTACAACCTTTGTTTGTTGCTTTGACTACAGGATTTTGCGGTTCATTCACGTCTTACTCTTCAATGATGTTAGAATTATTCAAGCACTCAACTAATACTGCAATGGAGTCTTCATCATCCCATTGGAAAAATCATGCTTATAGCATGTTGGAATTCATGTCTGTCCTTTTTGTTCAATTATTAGTCTCAATGgcttcattaatatttggTAGAAAATTAGCTACTGATGTAATTATAAGGTACGGTTCCGTTGAAACTGAACGCCCATCCACTGAcgaagataaagaaatggATCCAGAAGCAGAAATGATTAATGCAACAGAACCAAGGCCATCCGTTAAGACAATCTTATTATGGACCgatatattatcatatttGTTAGCTGTCCCATTATTAATACTAATCATCGTATTAGCCTCATACTATGGCAATTATTCTCGAGCTAAATGGACTCTGCCGCCTTTATTCGGTATATTTGGTTCTTTCTTAAGATTTTGGTTAGCTAATCAATACAACGGGAAAAGCATTCATTTCCCATGGGGGACATTTATCGGTAACGTCTTCTCAACTCTATTAATCGCAATACTGACCATGGTTCAACGTGGGAAATTACATGCAAATGCCATCATACCCATTGTCCATGGTAAAAATGCATGTCTAATAGTTAGCGCGTTAATTAACGGGTTCTGTGGTAGTTTAAGTACAATTAGTactttcattaatgaagGTTATAAATTGTCCTTTGAGGATACAATGatttattactttatttccattttcgTTTCTTATTGTTGCATTGTTATTACATTAGGTTCGTATGCTTGGTCAAAGGGTTTAGTCTCCCCGGTGTGTTAG
- the HED1 gene encoding Hed1p (similar to Saccharomyces cerevisiae HED1 (YDR014W-A); ancestral locus Anc_3.238), with protein MRRSQTQAPLDSNTSSTSTGSRRRSYTSFIDLPKPVSCLDWITEEEEEEKLKRQQHEKEPSVDLDLTLLDPTSKLEDIESREHLPNPDSIGISSILEGANSYNDTFISNELTTNSNYTSPDSTSSIGGFQNMPNSQSSEKAPKKDEEEDGITNFIDKENLPIPSLPTSNRNNKTYPVHKPLKDLILQTNKLIYDVDSTKITFKVGLSKKQGRNLPSLHKR; from the coding sequence ATGAGAAGAAGTCAGACACAAGCACCGTTAGATTCTAATACTTCTAGTACTTCAACTGGAAGCAGGAGAAGATCGTATACATCATTCATAGATTTACCAAAACCAGTAAGTTGTTTAGATTGGAtaacagaagaagaagaagaagaaaaactaAAACGGCAACAACATGAGAAAGAACCAAGTGTGGATTTAGACCTTACATTACTAGACCCAACATCCAAACTCGAGGATATTGAAAGCCGGGAACACCTTCCAAATCCAGATAGTATTGGAATCTCATCCATTTTGGAGGGAGCAAACAGCTATAATGATACTTTCATTTCGAACGAGTTGACAACAAATTCCAATTATACATCCCCCGATTCTACTTCTTCCATTGGTGGCTTTCAAAACATGCCGAATAGTCAGTCCTCGGAAAAGGCTCCAAAGAAAGATGAGGAGGAGGATGGAATTACTaattttattgataaagaaaaccTCCCAATTCCGTCTCTTCCAACTAGtaatagaaataataaaacatatCCGGTTCATAAACCGCTGAAGGACTTGATTCTACAAACGAATAAACTTATATACGACGTTGATTCAACAAAGATCACCTTCAAGGTGGGCctttcaaagaaacaagGTAGAAATTTACCGAGTTTACATAAACGCTAA